The following DNA comes from Mucilaginibacter jinjuensis.
GAAACTGGGCATCTTTATAATGGCCTGTACTGATTTCTGCATCGCTTATTTTAAAATAAACAGCCTGGCTAAATTCAGGATTGAGGGTTAATGCCTTTTGGTATTGCTCTGTAGCTTCTTTATACTGTTTTTTAAGGCCGTACATATCTCCCAGAAAAATGTGGGCTTCAATAAAATTATCGTCGGCTTGTATCGATTGCTGGAGGTTGGTTATGGCTTCATCAAATTTGTGGTAGTCATAACTTGATCCCGCCAGGGCATAGTATTTTATGGCAGTTTCGTTTTTAGTGGTATAGGCACGTTGCTGAGCCAGTATCACCAACGGAAAAGCGATAAAAAGTATTACTGTAAAAAAAGCCCGGGTCATTAAAGTTTAGTATCGGTTGAGCCTAATTTACAGTTTTTATGGGATATTCAAATATTTATGAGTTTGTAAAGAAATTTCCCATTTCGGGTTCGCCATTACATAATCAATAATAAGCGGGGTAACCTCTTTAGCCTTAGACCATTCGGGTTGTAAATAAAGTTTACAGCCAGGAGAAACCAGCTCTGCATATTGTTCGGCCCAGTCAAAATCTGACTTGTTAAACACAATTACCTTCAACTCGTGCGCCTGTTTGGCAATAGCAGGTTGCGGGGCTTTGAATTTTTTGGGCGACAAACAAATCCAGTCCCAATGGCCGGAAAGGGGATAAGCGCCAGATGTTTCGATAAAGGTAGTTACACCTTTTTCCTTCATCTGCGCGGTTAGATAGTCAAGGTTATAGATCAGCGGTTCGCCACCGGTAACTACTACGGTTTTAGCCGGGAATTGCAGGGCGTTATTAACGATGGTATCTGCTGCGGTAAGTGGATGGATACTCGCATCCCAGCTCTCCTTAACATCGCACCAATGGCAGCCAACATCGCAGCCACCAAGGCGAATAAAGTATGCGGCTTTGCCGGTATTATACCCTTCGCCCTGTATCGTATAAAACTCCTCCATCAAAGGGAGCAGTGTGCCATCTTCCGGAACTTGTGCTGTCATTTTCAATCTGCAAAGATAAAAATAACTAAACTGATGCCTTAACTTTTTGAGCTTTTAAATGTTAATATTAATAGCTATAATTACTTGAAATTCAGTATATGAGAAAACTTTACTTTTTAATTATACTTTTTGGCTGCATAACCTGCCTTAGTTCGTGCGTTGATATTGAAGAACAATACAACTTTAAAACGGATGGCTCCTGCAATGTGGTCTATAATTTCGACATGAGCCATGCTGTAGCTGTGCTCATGAACCTTGTAT
Coding sequences within:
- a CDS encoding 7-carboxy-7-deazaguanine synthase QueE, coding for MTAQVPEDGTLLPLMEEFYTIQGEGYNTGKAAYFIRLGGCDVGCHWCDVKESWDASIHPLTAADTIVNNALQFPAKTVVVTGGEPLIYNLDYLTAQMKEKGVTTFIETSGAYPLSGHWDWICLSPKKFKAPQPAIAKQAHELKVIVFNKSDFDWAEQYAELVSPGCKLYLQPEWSKAKEVTPLIIDYVMANPKWEISLQTHKYLNIP